The genomic segment AATAAGACCAGTTCACAACTCGAGGTCCCCTAACGGACGTCCCTTACTGATGTATACAGTACCTCATTTATATGGAGCTACAGATTTCTTGCAGAATGTGAACCCTGAGCTGGCTGACTTGTGTCTTGAAGACTGTTTGTTTAAAGATTATCCTTGTGATGAAGatgtatttcatgtttgtgttgaACTAATGTCAGAGTATAATCTGTCTGTGTCAGATGATGTCTATGAAATGGTGGACATGTACATTAGACTTAGAGCTAATTATTAGTGAACTAAATGTTGAGTGATGTACTGatgctaaaaatgtcaattgAAATTATCACATGgaatatatgcatttatattcatactgatttcaatgagaatttgtaaaagtacaaaacagactcattctaaatttaaattcacattgtattatttattagtccaaacactgtttattagtccattttttgtcttaaattactttgttttaatgtattcctgtgcaatatccaatacattaacagaaataaactgtatagagtgaaaataaagtgcacagcACCAAAACATATAAGTTTCTTATAacgataattatatatataaaaaatctcagaataaaatgtctaaaacatctgaacattcaaattaaacttcttGAATTCAAAAGACACCTAAGcataaaatgtctaaaacatctgaacaCTTGCATTAATCTGAATTAACACTAGCATTTAcccttttcttttggatttttaaACTTTTCCTCCTTTTTGTTGGGTGTTGACACTTTAAACAAATAAGTCTAATTCAAACAAAAGATAAAGGTTCAGGGCTACAAAGTCACTCAGTGTAGgtaaaatgtttcaatacaaAATGTGCACAATTGTGTGTCCATGGTGTAACTGATATAATCAAACTTTACATGGAACAAAGTTAACAAACACTACATTGTGCATTTTAAGACATGCATGGTACACATTTGCGTAAGTCACAGTGGACTTTCAGTACCACAAACTTTTTAAACAATGTCCATTACCCATACATTTGATTCCAGAActttgttgatctctgatctGAAATCTGGATAACTGTCATAGTGGAGTGACAATTCCAACACACAGCCACAAGTATGCGCTATAAGTCTCCGCTGAAAGCCTTTTATTTGCGTAAAGATAATGCTAATGATTTTACCAAGAAATAAATCAGATCCTGTGCAAAATCTGAGAAACAGCGACAGTCGTTGCGGGTCAGACTCCCTCACATATGTAGTTACATACCTCTGAATGTCCTTCTCCTGGGTGTTCAGTGCCTCTGGGAAGGAAAGGGACTTCACAACTTTTCTGCTTGTCGGAAGCAGATACTcgtaagttgttaaaatctgctCAATTTCTAGCCCAGCAGTTGAAAGTGTGGTTGCCCACTGATCAATGACATATGCAGGTTCTTGGAGCAGCTTTTTGTGTGCTAGCTCTTGAAGGATATCTCCAAAATTGTTGGCTGTTGGCCCTTTCCTACACAGGTAATTATCCAaaatctcaagtaattcatcctTGTCAACACTGTCAAAGTCTGATCGCCAAGATTCGAAAACTGCTTGGTCTCCTTCTGGAACAAACTTGAggaaattttcaattaaatcacTCTTGATATACCCAGAGGCTGCTTGTTCCAAAATCACTGGAGCTAGTCTGACAGGAAGATACTTTTCCTTCCGCCATCCAAAAGCTATTATACGGCCAACACTTTCCCACTGTGCTTGGCCAAAATCGTGACGAAGAAAAGGCAATTTCAAAGAactacccatggtgcactggtc from the Brienomyrus brachyistius isolate T26 chromosome 19, BBRACH_0.4, whole genome shotgun sequence genome contains:
- the LOC125714873 gene encoding uncharacterized protein LOC125714873, which gives rise to MDDTLPMSPESQKTPRILVVHRGNVLLELISHFSDESILSKNVKIQLVLPDGHFEMGHDDGGVVRDCLSEFWHDFYDQCTMGSSLKLPFLRHDFGQAQWESVGRIIAFGWRKEKYLPVRLAPVILEQAASGYIKSDLIENFLKFVPEGDQAVFESWRSDFDSVDKDELLEILDNYLCRKGPTANNFGDILQELAHKKLLQEPAYVIDQWATTLSTAGLEIEQILTTYEYLLPTSRKVVKSLSFPEALNTQEKDIQRYVTTYVRESDPQRLSLFLRFCTGSDLFLGKIISIIFTQIKGFQRRLIAHTCGCVLELSLHYDSYPDFRSEINKVLESNVWVMDIV